One region of Polaribacter pectinis genomic DNA includes:
- the mscL gene encoding large conductance mechanosensitive channel protein MscL, with the protein MKFKLFKEFKEFAVKGNMIDIAIGVIIGTAFNKVVNVLVKEVLMPPLSFMTDGANWENRKIVLREAIMVDGKANPEEIAIGYGKLLEAGVDFLVIAFTVFIVVKVMNSLKKEADDPKNTKVVTPKNIELMNKTNELLEKQNAYLMKVLGEKK; encoded by the coding sequence ATGAAATTTAAGTTATTTAAAGAGTTTAAAGAATTTGCAGTAAAAGGAAATATGATAGACATCGCTATTGGTGTTATCATTGGTACAGCATTTAATAAAGTGGTAAATGTATTGGTAAAAGAGGTTTTAATGCCACCTTTATCTTTTATGACAGATGGTGCAAATTGGGAAAACAGAAAAATAGTTTTGCGAGAAGCTATTATGGTTGATGGAAAAGCAAATCCAGAGGAAATTGCCATTGGTTACGGAAAATTATTGGAAGCTGGAGTAGATTTTTTAGTAATTGCTTTTACCGTTTTTATAGTTGTTAAAGTGATGAATTCTTTGAAAAAAGAAGCAGACGACCCAAAAAACACCAAAGTTGTTACGCCTAAAAATATCGAGTTAATGAATAAAACCAATGAACTTTTAGAAAAACAAAATGCTTATTTAATGAAGGTTTTGGGAGAGAAAAAATAA